One window from the genome of Streptomyces cadmiisoli encodes:
- a CDS encoding sugar kinase, producing MTATAARTAPGVVDVVALGESMVTFLPSRPGRLADVPSFDRAIGGAESNVACVLAAAGHSARWVSRVGADGFGDHLVAAVGAYGVDTAAVGRDPDRPTGVYFRTAGDRATDAHEVAYYRAGSAASAMTAENLDMDAVRAGRVLHLSGITAALSADCLRLMRELTAPRPGRPPVSFDVNFRPGLWRASGGPGILLDLARRADIVFVGTDEAREAWGVTGGPEAIRALLPEPGVLVVKEGARGATAFERTPTDGPAPGRPTASGPFRATVPQPGPPAGAAPAAEGPGPAAGPRPGLPADAAPAAAGTAPFVHPATPSPPAGAEPATCSVPATCFVPALVVDVAAAVGAGDAFAAGFLSATLRGLPVRDRLRHGHLMAAAVLTVPGDLAVPPARDHADRLAALDDSAWGRLRLGPGWTDAAARGDEEVRTP from the coding sequence GTGACCGCCACCGCAGCCCGCACCGCCCCCGGCGTCGTGGACGTCGTCGCGCTCGGCGAGTCCATGGTCACCTTCCTGCCCTCCCGGCCGGGCCGCCTCGCCGACGTCCCCTCCTTCGACCGGGCGATCGGCGGCGCCGAGTCCAACGTGGCCTGTGTGCTGGCCGCCGCCGGACACTCCGCGCGCTGGGTGAGCCGGGTCGGCGCGGACGGCTTCGGCGACCATCTGGTCGCGGCCGTCGGTGCCTACGGCGTCGACACCGCGGCCGTGGGCCGCGATCCCGACCGGCCGACGGGCGTCTACTTCCGCACCGCCGGCGACCGGGCCACCGACGCGCACGAGGTGGCCTACTACCGGGCGGGATCCGCGGCCTCCGCGATGACCGCCGAGAACCTGGACATGGACGCGGTGCGGGCCGGGCGCGTGCTGCACCTGTCCGGCATCACGGCCGCGCTGTCCGCGGACTGCCTGCGGCTGATGCGCGAACTGACCGCCCCGCGGCCCGGCCGCCCGCCGGTCTCCTTCGACGTCAACTTCCGGCCGGGCCTGTGGCGAGCCTCCGGCGGCCCGGGCATCCTGCTCGACCTGGCCCGCCGCGCCGACATCGTCTTCGTCGGCACCGACGAGGCGCGGGAGGCCTGGGGCGTCACCGGCGGCCCGGAGGCGATCCGCGCGCTGCTGCCGGAGCCCGGGGTCCTGGTGGTGAAGGAGGGAGCACGAGGCGCCACCGCGTTCGAGCGCACGCCGACGGACGGTCCGGCGCCGGGCCGACCGACCGCGTCCGGCCCGTTCCGTGCGACCGTCCCGCAGCCAGGACCGCCGGCCGGCGCCGCACCGGCCGCTGAGGGCCCCGGGCCGGCGGCCGGCCCCCGGCCCGGACTGCCCGCCGACGCCGCGCCCGCTGCGGCCGGTACCGCCCCGTTTGTCCACCCCGCCACCCCGTCGCCGCCGGCCGGCGCCGAACCGGCGACGTGCTCCGTCCCGGCGACCTGCTTCGTCCCGGCCCTCGTCGTCGACGTCGCGGCGGCGGTCGGTGCCGGTGACGCCTTCGCCGCCGGGTTCCTCTCCGCCACCCTGCGCGGGCTCCCCGTGCGGGACCGGCTCCGGCACGGGCACCTCATGGCCGCCGCCGTCCTCACCGTCCCCGGCGACCTGGCCGTCCCGCCCGCCCGCGACCACGCCGACCGGCTGGCGGCCCTGGACGACTCCGCGTGGGGGAGACTTCGACTCGGCCCCGGCTGGACAGACGCCGCCGCCCGGGGCGACGAGGAGGTACGTACGCCATGA
- a CDS encoding RidA family protein has product MTEKTALTPTTHTTPPAKFSHGVKKGNILQVAGQVGFLPAEEGRPPTPAGPTLREQTLQTLANVKAILTEGGASWDDVMMIRVYLTDVGHFAEMNEIYNAYFEEQGLTQPPAARTTVYVGLPAGLLVEIDALAVLG; this is encoded by the coding sequence ATGACCGAGAAGACCGCCCTCACCCCCACGACCCACACCACCCCGCCCGCGAAGTTCTCCCACGGCGTGAAGAAGGGCAACATCCTCCAGGTCGCCGGCCAGGTCGGCTTCCTGCCCGCCGAGGAGGGCAGGCCCCCGACGCCGGCCGGTCCCACCCTGCGTGAGCAGACCCTCCAGACCCTGGCCAACGTCAAGGCGATCCTGACGGAGGGCGGCGCCTCCTGGGACGACGTGATGATGATCCGCGTCTACCTCACGGACGTCGGCCACTTCGCCGAGATGAACGAGATCTACAACGCCTACTTCGAGGAGCAGGGCCTCACCCAGCCGCCCGCCGCGCGCACCACGGTCTACGTGGGACTGCCCGCCGGACTCCTCGTCGAGATCGACGCCCTCGCCGTCCTCGGCTGA
- a CDS encoding IclR family transcriptional regulator gives MSQTVDRALSILPLLAEGPADLGQVADRLGVHKSTALRLLRTLHEHGFVYRQADQRYRLGARLFALAQEAMENLDIREIAHPHLARLNEQCGHTVHLAVYEEDEVLYIDKVESRYPVRMYSRIGKPVAITVAAVAKLLLADLPEHERRAVAEKLDYPMYTSRSTPHAPAFLRELEKVREQGWATDLGGHEESINCVAAPVRGADGRVVAAMSVSAPNVVVTADELLTLLPLVRRTADAISGEYSGRTPTKDVV, from the coding sequence ATGAGCCAGACCGTCGACCGCGCGCTGAGCATCCTGCCGCTGCTCGCCGAGGGGCCCGCCGACCTCGGCCAGGTCGCCGACCGCCTCGGCGTGCACAAGTCCACCGCGCTGCGCCTGCTGCGCACCCTGCACGAGCACGGCTTCGTCTACCGGCAGGCCGACCAGCGCTACCGCCTGGGCGCCCGCCTGTTCGCCCTCGCGCAGGAGGCGATGGAGAACCTCGACATCCGCGAGATCGCCCACCCCCACCTCGCCCGGCTGAACGAGCAGTGCGGGCACACCGTCCACCTCGCGGTGTACGAGGAGGACGAGGTCCTCTACATCGACAAGGTGGAGAGCCGCTACCCGGTGCGCATGTACTCCCGGATCGGCAAGCCCGTCGCCATCACCGTCGCCGCCGTCGCCAAGCTGCTCCTCGCCGACCTGCCCGAGCACGAACGCCGGGCGGTCGCGGAGAAGCTCGACTACCCCATGTACACGTCCCGTTCGACGCCCCACGCCCCGGCTTTCCTGCGGGAGTTGGAGAAGGTGCGCGAACAGGGCTGGGCCACCGACCTCGGTGGCCACGAGGAGTCCATCAACTGCGTCGCGGCGCCCGTCCGCGGCGCCGACGGCCGGGTGGTCGCCGCGATGTCGGTGTCCGCGCCCAACGTCGTCGTCACCGCCGACGAACTCCTCACCCTGCTCCCGCTGGTCCGCCGCACCGCGGACGCGATCAGCGGCGAGTACTCCGGAAGGACCCCGACCAAGGACGTCGTATGA
- a CDS encoding GntP family permease: MSHLSLPLAAAAPAATPPHTGGLLLLIDGTAGLLTVAAIGIALLLFLIIRTRLQPFVALLAVSIVVGLLAGLSVTELFGTVQRSDAVSTIESGMGGILGHVAIIIGLGTMLGAILEVSGGAEVLASRLLNLFGEKRAPLAMGMTGLIFGVPVFFDVGIFVLAPIVYAAAKRSGRSILLYCLPLLAGLSMTHAFLPPHPGPVAAAGLLHVDLGWVILMGIVCGIPAVLVAWAYSAWIGRRIFVAVPQDMVEAAQDAKQAVADEQRAAGTEPRERPVALGTVLAIIGTPLVLILAATFSSIALDPSTTRSVIEFFGHPFVALTIALFLAYYVLGIRRGWSRKSLETVSTASLKPVGNILLVVGAGGVFGAVLKASGVAQALSDTFNDVGLPVIVLSYLISVVLRVAQGSATVAIVTTAGIVAPLLAGGDHSQAFVALVIMAISAGSIFASHVNDGGFWMVAKYFGISERDTLKTWTVLESVLSVAGFVVAAALSIFV; encoded by the coding sequence ATGTCCCATCTGTCCCTCCCGCTCGCCGCAGCCGCCCCCGCGGCGACCCCACCCCACACCGGCGGCCTGCTCCTGCTGATCGACGGCACGGCGGGACTGCTGACCGTCGCCGCCATCGGCATAGCGCTTCTGCTCTTCCTCATCATCCGGACCCGGCTCCAGCCGTTCGTGGCCCTGCTCGCGGTCTCCATAGTCGTCGGCCTGCTGGCCGGACTCTCCGTCACCGAACTCTTCGGCACCGTCCAGCGCTCGGACGCCGTCTCCACCATCGAGTCCGGCATGGGCGGCATCCTCGGGCATGTCGCGATCATCATCGGGCTGGGCACGATGCTCGGCGCGATCCTCGAAGTCAGCGGCGGCGCCGAGGTGCTGGCGTCCCGTCTGCTCAACCTGTTCGGTGAGAAGCGGGCCCCGCTGGCGATGGGCATGACCGGCCTGATCTTCGGTGTCCCGGTCTTCTTCGACGTCGGCATCTTCGTCCTCGCTCCGATCGTCTACGCGGCCGCCAAGCGCTCCGGCCGCTCGATCCTGCTGTACTGCCTGCCGCTGCTGGCCGGTCTGTCCATGACCCACGCCTTCCTGCCGCCGCACCCCGGCCCGGTGGCCGCCGCCGGCCTGCTCCACGTGGACCTCGGCTGGGTCATCCTGATGGGCATCGTCTGCGGCATCCCCGCGGTGCTGGTCGCCTGGGCGTACTCGGCCTGGATCGGCCGCCGCATCTTCGTCGCCGTGCCGCAGGACATGGTCGAGGCGGCCCAGGACGCCAAGCAGGCCGTCGCCGACGAGCAGCGCGCGGCGGGGACCGAACCCCGGGAACGGCCCGTGGCGCTGGGCACGGTGCTGGCCATCATCGGTACGCCGCTGGTCCTCATCCTGGCCGCCACGTTCTCGTCGATCGCGCTCGACCCGTCCACCACCCGCTCGGTGATCGAGTTCTTCGGCCACCCGTTCGTTGCGCTGACCATCGCGCTGTTCCTCGCGTACTACGTCCTCGGCATCCGCCGCGGCTGGTCCCGCAAGTCCCTGGAGACGGTCTCCACCGCGTCCCTGAAGCCGGTCGGCAACATCCTGCTGGTGGTCGGCGCGGGCGGGGTCTTCGGCGCCGTCCTGAAGGCGAGCGGTGTGGCGCAGGCCCTGTCGGACACCTTCAACGACGTGGGCCTGCCGGTGATCGTGCTGTCCTACCTGATCTCGGTGGTGCTGCGGGTCGCCCAGGGCTCGGCGACCGTCGCCATCGTCACCACGGCCGGCATCGTGGCGCCCCTGCTCGCCGGCGGCGACCACTCGCAGGCCTTCGTCGCCCTGGTCATCATGGCCATCTCCGCCGGCTCCATCTTCGCCTCGCACGTCAACGACGGAGGATTCTGGATGGTCGCCAAGTACTTCGGCATCAGCGAACGGGACACGCTCAAGACGTGGACGGTGCTGGAGTCGGTGCTGTCGGTGGCCGGCTTCGTCGTGGCGGCCGCGTTGAGCATCTTCGTATAA